CCTGTCTTTCAATCCTTCCTTCCTCAATCCATGCACGTAAGGAAATATTGTTAAAGATAAACTTCTCAACTTCCTCCACCTCAGTAAACAAATCAGATTCTATTTCCTTAAAATCAAGCATCTCACCCCTCTTTTGTTGGATATGTAGTTTCATTTCCCATCACAATTTTAAGAAATGGTATCTTTTCATAATTTTCTGGAAAGTCATCTTTAACAAGAGAAAATCCACTCAGGAAGAAATATCCTATGGCAAATTTAGCCTCTTTTGATTTTTTTAATTGATCTTTCAATACTCTGATTAACTCTCTATTTGGGCTATTATCTATTATATTTGGTGCAATTTTATCATTCATGTTATTTCACCTCTTAAGAGCGGCGTTCGGGATTTCGGACAACCGGGGATATGTGAAGTTTGCTTGCAAGAGCAAATTTAGGCTCTGTAAAAGCCACATATCCTCCTGTTAAGTGGCCCCGAGAGGGGTGAAACCGAAGGGTTACGAGAGCTCATGCGTCATATATCCACCTCTCATATTTTTGATAACATTTTGACTAATTCCTCTTTGGATATGTTGTTCCATAGAGACACCTTTGATAGAATATCATTTAGTGTACCTTTTGCAATTTCTTTGTGTTTGGGCACAGTTATATTATGCTCACCTATTTCTGTTTTCTTTCTTAAACGCACGTGGCTCCCTTTCTGTCTTACTATTTCGTATCCCAATCTGGTCAATAGTTTGATTAGTTTATCCCCACTAACGACTGGTAACTTTGGCAGTTGAATGCACCTCTATTTCTGATATTGATAATATCCTTATATCTTCACCTTTTTCCAATAATTCTCCATAATGTACTTCAACAGCCTCTTTTATATTCTCCATCAACTCATCAAGTGTTTTTCCTTGTGTGAATATAT
Above is a genomic segment from Candidatus Desulfofervidus auxilii containing:
- a CDS encoding type II toxin-antitoxin system HicB family antitoxin gives rise to the protein MLVTFEIYNDGEYWCARGIGVDIFTQGKTLDELMENIKEAVEVHYGELLEKGEDIRILSISEIEVHSTAKVTSR
- a CDS encoding type II toxin-antitoxin system HicA family toxin, which encodes MPKLPVVSGDKLIKLLTRLGYEIVRQKGSHVRLRKKTEIGEHNITVPKHKEIAKGTLNDILSKVSLWNNISKEELVKMLSKI